One window from the genome of Actinoplanes teichomyceticus ATCC 31121 encodes:
- the ctaD gene encoding cytochrome c oxidase subunit I, with amino-acid sequence MTTVAPRPVQSRPWPVRRQVRGSALARVLRTTDAKQIGIMYMVTAFAWFVLGGLLALIMRAELARPGMQMLSPEQYNQLFTMHGTIMLLFFATPIVFAFANFVVPIQIGAPDVAFPRLNAFAYWLYLFGGLIALGGFLTPGGAADFGWTAYVPLSNGEHSPGVGGNMWVVGLAISGVGTILGAVNMITTILTLRAPGMTMFRMPIMTWNILLTSLLVVLVFPFLAAALFALAADRVLQAHVFDAATGGPLLWQHLFWFFGHPEVYIIALPFFGIITEVVPVFSRKPVFGYKPLVAATLLIAGLSMSVWAHHMFATGQVLLPFFSLLSYLIAVPTGMKFFVWIGTMWRGQLTFESPMLFAIGFLVTFLLGGLTGVLLASPPVDFHVHDSYFVVAHFHYVLFGTIVFAVFSGIYFWFPKMFGRMLDDRLGKVHFWLTFIGFHTTFLVQHWLGNDGMPRRYADYLDTDGFTGLNTISTIGSFILGAATLPFLYNVWKSYKSGRVVTANDPWGHGNSLEWATSCPPPLRNFDRMPRIRSERPAFDLKFPELAAGAQTEAGPPEGGARPLTQESHGGATYQESRE; translated from the coding sequence ATGACCACCGTCGCGCCGCGTCCCGTGCAGAGCCGGCCATGGCCGGTCCGCCGTCAGGTCAGAGGGTCCGCGCTGGCCCGCGTCCTGCGGACCACCGATGCCAAACAGATCGGCATCATGTACATGGTCACCGCGTTCGCCTGGTTCGTGCTCGGCGGCCTCCTCGCGCTCATCATGCGGGCCGAGCTGGCCCGGCCCGGCATGCAGATGCTCTCGCCGGAGCAGTACAACCAGCTGTTCACCATGCATGGCACGATCATGCTGCTGTTCTTCGCGACGCCGATCGTGTTCGCCTTCGCCAACTTCGTCGTCCCCATCCAGATCGGCGCGCCCGACGTCGCCTTCCCGCGGCTCAACGCGTTCGCCTACTGGTTGTACCTCTTCGGCGGCCTGATCGCCCTGGGCGGCTTCCTCACCCCGGGTGGGGCGGCCGACTTCGGCTGGACCGCCTACGTGCCGCTCAGCAACGGGGAGCACTCCCCGGGTGTGGGCGGCAACATGTGGGTGGTCGGCCTGGCCATCTCCGGCGTCGGCACCATCCTCGGCGCGGTCAACATGATCACCACGATCCTGACCCTGCGCGCGCCCGGGATGACCATGTTCCGGATGCCCATCATGACGTGGAACATCCTGCTCACCAGCCTGCTGGTGGTGCTGGTCTTCCCGTTCCTGGCGGCCGCGCTGTTCGCCCTCGCCGCGGACCGGGTGCTGCAGGCGCACGTGTTCGATGCGGCCACCGGCGGCCCGCTGCTCTGGCAGCACCTCTTCTGGTTCTTCGGCCATCCCGAGGTGTACATCATCGCCCTGCCGTTCTTCGGCATCATCACCGAGGTCGTCCCGGTCTTCAGCCGCAAGCCGGTCTTCGGCTACAAGCCGCTGGTGGCGGCCACCCTGCTGATCGCCGGGCTGTCGATGAGCGTCTGGGCGCACCACATGTTCGCCACCGGCCAGGTGCTGCTGCCGTTCTTCAGCCTGCTGAGCTACCTGATCGCGGTGCCCACCGGGATGAAGTTCTTCGTCTGGATCGGCACCATGTGGCGTGGCCAGCTCACCTTCGAGTCACCGATGCTGTTCGCCATCGGGTTCCTGGTGACGTTCCTGCTCGGCGGGCTGACCGGGGTGCTGCTGGCCTCCCCGCCGGTGGACTTCCACGTGCACGACAGCTACTTCGTGGTGGCGCACTTCCACTACGTGCTGTTCGGAACGATCGTGTTCGCCGTGTTCTCCGGGATCTACTTCTGGTTCCCGAAGATGTTCGGGCGGATGCTCGACGACCGGCTCGGCAAGGTGCATTTCTGGCTCACCTTCATCGGCTTCCACACCACCTTCCTGGTGCAGCACTGGCTGGGCAACGACGGCATGCCCCGGCGGTACGCGGACTATCTGGACACCGACGGGTTCACCGGCCTGAACACCATCTCGACGATCGGGTCGTTCATCCTCGGGGCGGCGACGCTGCCGTTCCTCTACAACGTGTGGAAGTCGTACAAGAGCGGCAGGGTCGTCACCGCGAACGACCCGTGGGGGCATGGCAACTCGCTGGAGTGGGCGACGTCCTGCCCGCCGCCGCTGCGCAACTTCGACCGGATGCCGCGGATCCGGTCCGAGCGGCCCGCCTTCGACCTCAAGTTCCCCGAGCTCGCGGCCGGTGCGCAGACCGAGGCGGGACCGCCCGAGGGTGGGGCCCGCCCGCTCACCCAGGAATCCCACGGCGGTGCGACTTACCAGGAAAGTCGAGAATAG